From Channa argus isolate prfri chromosome 18, Channa argus male v1.0, whole genome shotgun sequence, the proteins below share one genomic window:
- the scarb2c gene encoding lysosome membrane protein 2c isoform X5 — MERGLLWWRLDHIHTVCFSLHREYRPMEEVIFQDNGTKVTAVNTKTYIFQPNMSWGPESDLIRTVNIPAITVMENFKNHTVLANLISAYMKSKAEGLFVTRTVGELLWGYEDGLLKAIKLFIHDLDDVFGLFYKSNASNDGEYVFFTGQQNYKDFARVDTWNGSSSLNWWTSDECNMINGTNGASFHPVITKDEMLYMFSSDLCRSLYALYEEDVTVKGIPGYRFIPPSTVFANLTVNPANAGFCVPTGNCLGSGLLNVSPCKNGAPIIMSSPHFYQADEKYVKDVFGMNPEKEQHETTIDINPLTGFILQAAKRLQVNVYVEKISTFSQTGNVRTVVFPVVYLNESVVIDDTSATKLKVIVVEHNVLVNIPFMLIGAGIILGIIFMFLICQKKPPESTAADEEPLLTS, encoded by the exons TGTGTTTCTCCCTGCACAGGGAGTACCGGCCTATGGAAGAAGTAATCTTTCAAGATAATGGCACTAAAGTTACAGCTGTCAACACTAAAACCTACATCTTCCAGCCTAACATGTCTTGGGGTCCAGAAAGTGATCTCATTAGGACAGTCAACATCCCTGCAATT ACAGTGATGGAGAATTTTAAAAACCATACTGTCCTAGCCAATTTAATCTCCGCCTACATGAAGAGTAAAGCGGAAGGTCTGTTTGTCACCCGCACTGTGGGAGAGCTGCTGTGGGGATATGAAGATGGGCTGCTCAAAGCCATCAAACTTTTTATACATGACCTGGATGATGTTTTTGGGCTGTTCTATAAG AGCAATGCTTCCAATGATGGTGAATATGTGTTCTTTACTGGCCAACAAAACTACAAGGACTTTGCTAGAGTGGATACATGGAATGGTTCAAG CTCACTGAATTGGTGGACATCTGACGAGTGCAATATGATTAATGGAACAAACGGAGCGTCTTTCCATCCAGTCATCACTAAGGATGAGATGCTATACATGTTTTCCTCTGACTTGTGCAG GTCACTGTATGCTCTGTATGAGGAAGATGTAACAGTAAAGGGAATTCCTGGGTATCGCTTCATTCCACCCAGCACAGTGTTTGCCAATCTCACTGTGAACCCAGCCAATGCAGGCTTCTGTGTCCCGACTGGAAATTGCCTTGGCTCTGGCCTTCTGAACGTCAGCCCATGTAAAAATG gAGCTCCAATCATAATGTCTTCACCACACTTCTACCAGGCAGATGAGAAATATGTTAAAGATGTATTTGGCATGAACCCAGAGAAGGAGCAGCATGAGACTACCATTGACATCAATCCA ctaaCAGGATTCATTCTGCAAGCAGCAAAACGGCTCCAGGTCAATGTCTATGTAGAGAAAATTTCTACTTTCAG tcaaacaggaaatgtgagAACAGTGGTCTTTCCTGTGGTTTACCTAAATGAG AGCGTTGTCATTGACGACACATCAGCTACAAAACTGAAGGTGATTGTTGTCGAGCATAATGTTTTGGTGAACATCCCATTCATGCTTATTGGTGCAGGCATCATTCTAGGAATAATCTTCATGTTCCTGATCTGTCAAAAAAAGCCCCCTGAA AGCACTGCTGCTGATGAAGAGCCCCTCCTCACGTCGTAG
- the si:dkey-106l3.7 gene encoding uncharacterized protein si:dkey-106l3.7 isoform X1 has protein sequence MNLYRNFGNIMETWVTEGKQCSDSELLDNIDEDSSIPSSGTRTELCSESLDSGVETASSDTSVLATTCFASTENAEIDAFLPERESNILTPATPTSQSPVFSSLVPYSFSSLSPHLCPSRPREGSNGLHLEVDQIIERTDSMCMTDKPKPLTVEEVLRRQTRASLQPKRHTSHLLRGQRSQSFGQRSTVNPTVPIRQMSEMWTQRSFMGSDKQRPEEICELGRKELSPGLRYLEQLCQTLEEIARQQLQNQVLQIEMDALQEDQDTQVSQSDSKTTEADLASCQRHEDQDTVENRSSEPQQQKGRCGHFRQRSASDTMHLRRFGADCRGQHLNTFDLVETAEKNSEYEENTMEGTNKSNKKWKRDGSKKSQQMQLPEKNSARRRLSQLFRRRKKDLSE, from the exons ATGAATCTCTACAGGAACTTTGGAAATATTATGGAGACCTGGGTAACTGAAGGAAAACAATGTTCTGACTCTGAATTGCTTGACAATATTGATGAAGACTCTTCTATACCTTCCTCTGGCACTAGGACAGAACTGTGCTCAGAATCGCTGGACTCTGGAGTAGAGACAGCCAGCTCTGACACATCAGTTCTTGCTACAACCTGCTTTGCCTCAacagaaaatgcagaaattgaTGCATTTCTTCCAGAAAGAGAAAGCAACATACTCACTCCAGCAACTCCAACATCCCAGTCTCCTGTCTTCTCTTCTCTTGTACCTTACTCATTCTCATCTTTGTCCCCGCATCTATGTCCCAGCAGACCTCGAGAGGGCTCCAATGGCTTGCACCTGGAAGTGGACCAAATAATAGAGAGGACGGACTCTATGTGTATGACAGACAAACCAAAGCCCCTTACAGTGGAGGAGGTGCTCAGGCGACAAACTCGCGCATCTTTACAACCTAAACGACACACATCACATCTAttgagaggtcaaaggtcacagagCTTTGGTCAAAGGAGCACAGTCAACCCAACAGTGCCTATCAGACAGATGTCAGAAATGTGGACACAGAGGTCATTTATGGGCTCTGACAAGCAGAGGCCTGAG GAAATTTGTGAGCTGGGGAGGAAAGAGCTGAGTCCTGGGCTTAGGTATCTGGAGCAGCTGTGCCAAACGTTGGAGGAAATAGCCAGACAACAGCTGCAGAACCAAGTGTTACAGATTGAGATGGATGCCCTCCAGGAAGATCAAGACACACAGGTGAGCCAG AGTGACTCTAAAACTACTGAGGCGGACCTTGCTTCTTGTCAAAGGCATGAAGATCAAGACACTGTGGAGAACAGGTCTAGTGAACCCCAGCAGCAGAAAGGCCGTTGTGGACATTTTCGACAAAGATCAGCTTCAGACACAATGCATCTGA gaCGATTTGGTGCAGACTGCAGAGGGCAGCATCTGAATACATTTGACCTGGTtgagacagcagagaaaaactCAGAATATGAG gAGAATACAATGGAGGGGACaaataaatccaataaaaagtggaaaagagaTGGTTCTAAAAAAAG CCAACAGATGCAGTTGCCTGAGAAAAACTCAGCACGACGTCGGCTGAGCCAGCTGttcagaagaagaaagaaggatCTGTCTGAGTAA
- the cimip2b gene encoding ciliary microtubule inner protein 2B → MEQYAPKLSTVLMTPDPHYIPGYAGYCPQLKFSMGKSYGQLTAELLTCPDVKHSSRLVLYPGHDTSPESDTGLTSATMPDSNLNKMIPGYTGFIPKRQHYFACSYSETCRKALNEFYQERRVKLQRQPTSLPAVVNGIKQHVESPKPPLTAISNNMVSNKPLKSFIPTGKPYFMEDDNPYKYFISGFTGHVPKSHFLIGKGYPITTNQALIQFGKQQRRGSMSQNKPRSENSPAPQMPAIYHSNRGMVPSFTGHIPGYKFMYGHTFGQLSQNALEKNVNKRILQEKP, encoded by the exons ATGGAGCAATACGCCCCTAAACTAAGCACAGTTTTAATGACGCCTGATCCTCATTATATACCGGG gtaTGCAGGCTATTGCCCACAGCTGAAGTTTAGCATGGGGAAGTCCTACGGCCAGCTCACGGCTGAGTTGCTGACCTGTCCAGATGTGAAACACTCTAGTCGTCTGGTCCTCTATCCAGGTCATGACACTTCCCCAGAGTCTGACACTGGtctgacatcagcaacaatgcCTGACAGTAACCTTAATAAGATGATACCTGGATACACAG GCTTCATTCCAAAAAGGCAGCACTACTTTGCCTGCAGCTATTCTGAAACATGTCGTAAGGCACTGAATGAGTTTTACCAGGAAAGGCGTGTAAAGCTCCAACGGCAACCAACATCTCTGCCAGCTGTGGTCAACGGCATCAAGCAACATGTTGAA AGCCCAAAACCCCCTCTGACGGCGATCTCAAACAATATGGTTTCCAACAAGCCCTTGAAGTCCTTTATCCCCACTGGAAAACCATATTTCATGGAAGATGACAACCCATACAAGTACTTTATCTCAG GATTTACAGGACATGTGCCAAAATCCCATTTCCTAATTGGTAAAGGTTATCCAATCACCACCAACCAGGCTTTGATTCAGTTTGGGAAGCAGCAGCGGAGAGGTTCCATGTCCCAAAACAAACCAAGGAGCGAGAATAGCCCAGCTCCCCAAATGCCTGCTATCTATCATTCAAACAGGGGTATGGTGCCATCGTTCACAGGACACATCCCAG GATACAAGTTCATGTATGGGCATACCTTTGGTCAGCTTTCCCAGAATGCACTGGAAAAGAATGTCAACAAGAGGATCCTTCAGGAAAAGCCATAA
- the LOC137103790 gene encoding liver-expressed antimicrobial peptide 2-like — translation MRTLQEKVIVLSVFLLLIFTVQVNTMPLSEDWNGLIQRTKRSLLWRWNSMKPVGASCRDHVECGTKYCRKHICSFWIAN, via the exons ATGAGGACTCTTCAGGAAAAAGTCAttgttctttctgtttttctgcttctgatCTTTACAGTTCAG GTTAACACAATGCCTCTGTCTGAAGACTGGAATGGTCTGATTCAGCGGACTAAACGATCACTGCTCTGGCGTTGGAACAGCATGAAGCCTGTTGGTGCCAGCTGCAGAGATCATGTAGAGTGTGGCACAAAATATTGCAG aaaacacatttgttccTTCTGGATAGCCAACTAA
- the LOC137104103 gene encoding AP-4 complex accessory subunit RUSC2 → MIGASRLSGNTLIACHFPVVQLPTWQLPVQALCSSAKRPGRLCSVGLTRAVSLPEQDSLNREHALSGGRRPFSSSYGSLNEDRAEEEGASDSSGRYDSTSSPEELSSHLKKDEREGSAARGSLCSHNSFLPKTGLDDDEEDEYSDGDNLHRYHEDSSFVLHGNSNWPVSDETSNYTMSHGNMDSEWSNEGTMLGTESERGWLTNQPNQLDALYSDCQCFHVGRSGIMMMPCGEQDSDRVKDNMCCCIHSQHKCSPYNSHTECISDSSCNSSDGVLVNFCTIYNRSNNPATPHDVSSPALQPSQSTEGSIFLNLQPVHQTPTEDLRHNGTTVYSPHKEEVDMTLSASCWSPQGLDANCNLYSLEPLPPGLSSLEVSDLNACLQTQSTFTMETNQKYYKLVTCDLSSQSPSPSWSSLTNCHEAKSRSPSAPPEQLFVHHKKEKENQQTEKRFSSAQCSTEFDFSQLQTCDYQIPTTTTDKALCGKQHTDSIQNLLCTSWLLCPSQCSPHDTQAASTQPSVTLNKEHCYTDASEMGACSLENTVVRYSKSQRPTSLPIQPFVVIPSDKPQAQAQHLGCLLEQYINQKSSKCGSSQQHFKFKGKSSHCFSDLQPSPIGSHCPIFLDAPLSSDTCSTATPSPEYFSHVHTWSQSSRSQERLSPCAPKSTLNPSHISPNPGLTRVQDKTSPYSGKTQGSLLNLISAPNQSNLIKIPTYQNLMNLTSEQSHHKAEHHKTEPKSPHQSMTSSSNHAVFSNSPPTLSLTTDIFQPNLQVCSSPPICSQPENKFPQYGAAPAADSGFFHSSFTAALSSVAPLSSLSSLFSLATSGLHAQQTQDSAGLNGKRSQSQPSDSLIQSDRPPTDFYLSPDTSYESLSISHLQRRGLLRSVSRAVDLIMTHFGSSRDPEQKMRLGNSSWSPTIAGLVLGHLCPTIQNILEDGLRDHKLDLIIGQRRNHSWSVVEVSTRIGPSTRVLHRLVCKIRQCPQLTTHCMRLRAFIMGLLNLRALEFWLSHLLSQKDVVTTYYHSWGFLSMSLGHCQPLFQELLLLLQPLSVLPFDLNLLLEPRLLSNRQLCPEGQAVSPTPPCSAFLVTNWRQLEAKKKVENSQSGQQPKMSQQLDLHNQESLRSLNSSYMCKNELQSQLLAPVQGWWPKEPNRMEPVVEEMDCCENADTWFQISMDSRQDKTHTSTCGEAISPGPGGLRWAKLFGAADTSARAETVSQSHTRGQTKRRPSQWLHLDRSQLGMLAQSIRSMKLVGT, encoded by the exons ATGATAGGAGCATCCAGACTCTCAGGGAACACCCTGATAGCGTGCCACTTCCCTGTTGTTCAGCTCCCCACATGGCAGCTTCCTGTCCAGGCCTTGTGCAGCTCGGCCAAGAGGCCCGGCCGTCTGTGCTCAGTAGGCCTCACCCGAGCTGTGTCCCTTCCAGAGCAAGATTCTCTCAACAGAGAGCATGCCCTCAGTGGTGGCCGAAGACCTTTTTCCAGCAGCTACGGTAGTCTAAATGAGGACCgtgcagaggaggagggggcCAGCGACAGCAGTGGGAGATACGACTCAACCTCATCTCCAGAGGAGTTGAGTTCCCATCTGAAGAAGGACGAAAGAGAGGGCTCTGCAGCTAGAGGCAGTCTGTGCTCTCACAACTCATTTCTTCCCAAGACAGGGCTagatgatgatgaggaagatgaataTAGTGATGGAGATAATCTGCACAGATATCATGAGGATTCATCTTTTGTACTGCATGGAAATTCCAATTGGCCTGTAAGTGATGAAACCAGTAATTACACAATGTCCCATGGAAACATGGACAGTGAATGGAGCAATGAAGGGACCATGTTAGGTACAGAGAGTGAGCGAGGATGGCTCACTAACCAGCCCAACCAGCTGGACGCTCTGTATAGTGATTGCCAGTGCTTTCATGTGGGCAGATCTGGCATCATGATGATGCCTTGTGGAGAGCAGGATTCAGACAGAGTGAAGGATAACATGTGTTGCTGCATCCACAGCCAACACAAATGTTCCCCATACAACAGTCACACAGAGTGTATCAGTGACTCTTCCTGCAATAGCTCTGATGGTGTGTTGGTTAACTTCTGCACTATCTATAACAGAAGCAACAACCCTGCCACACCTCATGATGTCAGCAGTCCTGCACTTCAACCCTCTCAGTCAACGGAGGGATCTATATTCCTCAACCTCCAACCTGTTCACCAGACTCCCACTGAGGACCTCCGGCACAATGGCACAACCGTTTACTCTCCCCATAAAGAAGAGGTTGACATGactctctctgcttcctgcTGGTCTCCTCAAGGCCTCGACGCTAACTGCAATCTTTACTCGCTGGAGCCGCTCCCCCCGGGTCTCTCTTCTCTGGAAGTGTCAGACCTGAATGCCTGTCTCCAAACCCAGTCAACATTCACGATGGAGACCAACCAAAAGTACTACAAGCTTGTGACTTGTGACCTCTCCTCCCAGTCACCCAGTCCATCCTGGTCCAGTCTCACCAATTGCCATGAGGCTAAGAGCAGGAGCCCTTCTGCTCCTCCTGAGCAGCTGTTTGTCCATCACAAGAAG GAGAAAGAGAATCAACAAACCGAGAAGAGGTTCTCCTCAGCACAGTGCAGCACTGAGTTCGACTTCTCCCAGTTGCAGACCTGTGATTACCAGATTCCTACCACCACCACTGATAAAGCCCTCTGTGGGAAGCAACATACAGACAGCATTCAGAACCTTTTGTGCACATCCTGGTTGCTGTGCCCCAGTCAGTGTAGCCCACATGACACACAAGCTGCATCCACACAGCCATCTGTGACTTTGAACAAGGAGCACTGTTATACGGATGCCAGTGAGATGG GTGCATGTTCATTGGAAAATACAGTGGTGCGCTATAGTAAGTCCCAGCGGCCAACCTCTCTTCCCATTCAGCCCTTTGTTGTGATTCCCTCAGACAAACCCCAGGCCCAGGCCCAGCACCTGGGGTGTCTGCTAGAGCAGTACATAAATCAGAAGAGCAGCAAGTGTGGCAGCTCCCAGCAACACTTCAAGTTCAAGGGCAAAAGCAGTCATTGTTTTTCTGATCTTCAACCTTCACCAATAGGCAGCCACTGCCCCATCTTCCTAGATGCTCCTTTGAGCTCTGACACCTGCTCCACCGCCACACCGAGCCCGGAGTACTTTAGCCACGTACACACATGGAGCCAGTCCAGCAGAAGCCAAGAACGCTTAAGTCCATGTGCACCAAAAAGCACCCTGAATCCATCCCACATCAGTCCAAACCCTGGACTAACTCGGGTGCAAGATAAAACAAGCCCATACTCAGGCAAAACTCAAGGCAGTTTGTTAAACCTAATCTCAGCCCCAAATCAGTCCAACCTTATTAAAATACCCACCTACCAGAACCTTATGAACCTTACCTCTGAGCAGAGCCACCATAAAGCTGAGCACCATAAAACTGAGCCCAAAAGTCCCCATCAGTCCATGACCAGTTCCTCCAACCATGCAGTATTCTCTAATTCACCCCCCACCTTATCCCTAACCACTGACATCTTTCAACCAAACCTACAAGTCTGCTCATCTCCTCCTATATGCTCACAACCAGAAAATAAGTTCCCACAATACGGAGCTGCACCTGCTGCTGATTCTGGCTTTTTTCACAGCAGTTTTACAGCTGCCCTTTCTTCAGTagctcctctttcctctttaaGTTCTCTGTTCTCCCTGGCAACTTCTGGGCTCCATGCACAGCAAACCCAGGACTCTGCTGGGCTCAACGGGAAGCGAAGTCAGAGTCAACCGAGTGACTCTCTGATCCAGAGTGACAGGCCGCCCACAGACTTTTACCTCTCGCCTGATACATCTTATGAGTCTCTGTCTATCAGCCATCTTCAGAGAAGAG GCTTGCTCAGGTCTGTGAGCAGAGCAGTGGATTTGATCATGACTCATTTTGGCAGCAGCAGAGACCCTGAACAAAAG ATGCGCCTGGGTAACAGCTCTTGGAGCCCCACAATTGCTGGTCTGGTTCTGGGACATTTGTGTCCAACTATCCAGAACATTTTAGAGGACGGGCTCAGGGATCACAAACTGGATCTCATCATCGGGCAGCGCCGCAACCACTCCTGGAGTGTGGTGGAAGTCTCTACAAGGATAG GACCATCCACTAGGGTCCTCCACCGCCTGGTGTGTAAAATCAGACAGTGCCCCCAGCTTACTACCCACTGCATGAGACTGAGAGCTTTCATCATGGGTCTGCTGAA TCTGAGAGCTTTGGAATTTTGGCTCAGTCACCTCCTCAGTCAAAAAG ATGTGGTGACAACCTACTATCATTCTTGGGGGTTCCTGTCCATGTCACTTGGTCATTGTCAGCCCTTGTTTCAGGAGCTGCTACTCCTGCTGCagcctctctctgtgttgcccTTTGATCTCAATTTGCTCCTGGAGCCTCGACTGTTAAGTAACAGGCAGCTGTGTCCTGAGGGACAAGCTGTCTCTCCAACTCCACCATGCTCAGCCTTCCTTGTGACCAACTGGCGACAACTAGAGGCcaaaaaaaaggtggaaaacAGCCAGAGTGGTCAGCAACCCAAGATGTCACAGCAGTTAGACCTGCATAACCAGGAGTCACTCAGGTCTCTGAATTCAAGTTACATGTGCAAAAATGAACTGCAAAGTCAATTATTGGCTCCTGTTCAAGGGTGGTGGCCAAAAGAGCCTAACCGTATGGAACCTGTGGTTGAAGAGATGGACTGTTGTGAAAATGCAGATACTTGGTTTCAGATAAGTATGGACAGCAGGCAAGACaagacacacacatcaacatgtGGTGAAGCAATAAGCCCTGGTCCTGGTGGGCTGCGCTGGGCTAAACTGTTTGGAGCAGCTGATACTTCCGCAAGAGCAGAAACTGTTTCCCAGAGTCACACTAGAGGACAAACCAAAAG GCGACCATCGCAATGGCTTCATTTGGACAGATCACAGCTTGGAATGTTGGCTCAGTCAATCAGGTCAATGAAGCTAGTAGGAACTTAA
- the rnf208 gene encoding RING finger protein 208: MSCLRRQPVTIPMDTVKIIQSEKFPRECPVPVTQPRYAPPPRVAWDGGGEGEIIVNQACSDLTLDMAGSPRQMVSPLAPVTRREQSFLAQRKTSANEICYHQFHYKMEDVIVNQYVLRSSSTSSSTSSSSSGPVMPCEPLNCPTCGHTYNFAGKRPRILSCLHSVCEECLQILYESCPKYKFISCPTCRRETVLFTDYGLAALAINTSILSRLPSDPNGPVQWGGDADRSCYQTVRQYCQSACTCQIANPLSSCGIM, encoded by the coding sequence ATGTCCTGCCTCAGGCGCCAGCCGGTCACCATCCCTATGGACACCGTCAAGATCATCCAGTCGGAGAAGTTCCCCAGAGAGTGCCCTGTGCCCGTCACCCAGCCGCGCTATGCCCCGCCACCCAGAGTGGCGTGGGACGGTGGAGGTGAAGGCGAAATCATCGTCAACCAGGCCTGCAGTGACTTGACCCTGGACATGGCGGGGTCTCCGCGGCAGATGGTGTCCCCCCTGGCCCCAGTGACGCGAAGGGAGCAGAGCTTCCTGGCGCAGCGCAAAACCAGTGCCAACGAAATCTGCTACCACCAGTTCCACTACAAAATGGAAGACGTCATCGTCAACCAGTACGTGCTGCgctcctcctccacctcgtCCTCCACTTCTTCCTCGTCCTCGGGGCCCGTCATGCCCTGCGAGCCCCTGAACTGCCCCACCTGCGGTCACACCTACAACTTTGCCGGCAAGCGTCCTCGCATCCTGTCCTGCCTGCACTCCGTGTGTGAGGAGTGCCTGCAGATCCTCTACGAGTCCTGTCCCAAGTACAAGTTCATCTCCTGCCCCACGTGCCGGCGCGAGACAGTGCTATTCACTGACTATGGCCTGGCTGCTCTGGCCATCAACACCAGCATCCTGAGCCGCTTGCCCTCGGACCCCAACGGGCCCGTGCAGTGGGGCGGGGACGCCGACCGCAGCTGCTACCAGACTGTGCGTCAATACTGCCAGTCAGCCTGCACCTGCCAGATCGCCAACCCCTTGTCCTCCTGTGGCATCATGTAG
- the si:dkey-106l3.7 gene encoding uncharacterized protein si:dkey-106l3.7 isoform X2 — protein sequence MNLYRNFGNIMETWVTEGKQCSDSELLDNIDEDSSIPSSGTRTELCSESLDSGVETASSDTSVLATTCFASTENAEIDAFLPERESNILTPATPTSQSPVFSSLVPYSFSSLSPHLCPSRPREGSNGLHLEVDQIIERTDSMCMTDKPKPLTVEEVLRRQTRASLQPKRHTSHLLRGQRSQSFGQRSTVNPTVPIRQMSEMWTQRSFMGSDKQRPEEICELGRKELSPGLRYLEQLCQTLEEIARQQLQNQVLQIEMDALQEDQDTQSDSKTTEADLASCQRHEDQDTVENRSSEPQQQKGRCGHFRQRSASDTMHLRRFGADCRGQHLNTFDLVETAEKNSEYEENTMEGTNKSNKKWKRDGSKKSQQMQLPEKNSARRRLSQLFRRRKKDLSE from the exons ATGAATCTCTACAGGAACTTTGGAAATATTATGGAGACCTGGGTAACTGAAGGAAAACAATGTTCTGACTCTGAATTGCTTGACAATATTGATGAAGACTCTTCTATACCTTCCTCTGGCACTAGGACAGAACTGTGCTCAGAATCGCTGGACTCTGGAGTAGAGACAGCCAGCTCTGACACATCAGTTCTTGCTACAACCTGCTTTGCCTCAacagaaaatgcagaaattgaTGCATTTCTTCCAGAAAGAGAAAGCAACATACTCACTCCAGCAACTCCAACATCCCAGTCTCCTGTCTTCTCTTCTCTTGTACCTTACTCATTCTCATCTTTGTCCCCGCATCTATGTCCCAGCAGACCTCGAGAGGGCTCCAATGGCTTGCACCTGGAAGTGGACCAAATAATAGAGAGGACGGACTCTATGTGTATGACAGACAAACCAAAGCCCCTTACAGTGGAGGAGGTGCTCAGGCGACAAACTCGCGCATCTTTACAACCTAAACGACACACATCACATCTAttgagaggtcaaaggtcacagagCTTTGGTCAAAGGAGCACAGTCAACCCAACAGTGCCTATCAGACAGATGTCAGAAATGTGGACACAGAGGTCATTTATGGGCTCTGACAAGCAGAGGCCTGAG GAAATTTGTGAGCTGGGGAGGAAAGAGCTGAGTCCTGGGCTTAGGTATCTGGAGCAGCTGTGCCAAACGTTGGAGGAAATAGCCAGACAACAGCTGCAGAACCAAGTGTTACAGATTGAGATGGATGCCCTCCAGGAAGATCAAGACACACAG AGTGACTCTAAAACTACTGAGGCGGACCTTGCTTCTTGTCAAAGGCATGAAGATCAAGACACTGTGGAGAACAGGTCTAGTGAACCCCAGCAGCAGAAAGGCCGTTGTGGACATTTTCGACAAAGATCAGCTTCAGACACAATGCATCTGA gaCGATTTGGTGCAGACTGCAGAGGGCAGCATCTGAATACATTTGACCTGGTtgagacagcagagaaaaactCAGAATATGAG gAGAATACAATGGAGGGGACaaataaatccaataaaaagtggaaaagagaTGGTTCTAAAAAAAG CCAACAGATGCAGTTGCCTGAGAAAAACTCAGCACGACGTCGGCTGAGCCAGCTGttcagaagaagaaagaaggatCTGTCTGAGTAA